One window of Mesorhizobium loti R88b genomic DNA carries:
- a CDS encoding HNH endonuclease signature motif containing protein, with product MPRVALPVRSANEPVRARYGDYKPQLRLDFSKSCGYCGDEDRFYGGLPGYHVDHFAPKDQFPGLETTYANLIYSCPYCNRGKSNKWIGSDPSVSHNGKEGFVDPCLAEFDVHIDRDDDGNFVALTPVGAYMIKNLKLYLARHRYIWTIRKLQYFADRADRLRHFVSKSDGQYVPLLELLADINARIKKYNDSVFDVAAQ from the coding sequence GTGCCTAGAGTCGCACTGCCTGTCCGCTCTGCGAACGAGCCAGTACGTGCACGCTATGGTGACTACAAGCCGCAGCTGCGTCTCGATTTTAGTAAAAGCTGTGGCTATTGCGGCGACGAGGATCGGTTTTACGGAGGACTGCCCGGCTATCATGTCGATCATTTTGCGCCGAAAGACCAGTTCCCAGGCCTTGAAACTACCTATGCCAATCTCATTTATAGTTGCCCTTACTGCAACCGAGGAAAATCGAACAAATGGATAGGCAGTGATCCGTCCGTTTCGCACAATGGTAAGGAAGGTTTTGTTGACCCTTGCCTCGCGGAATTCGACGTTCATATCGATCGGGACGACGACGGAAATTTCGTTGCACTTACCCCGGTCGGCGCCTACATGATTAAGAATTTGAAGCTCTATCTCGCTCGTCACCGTTACATTTGGACTATTCGCAAGTTGCAATATTTTGCTGATCGCGCAGATCGGCTGCGCCACTTTGTCAGCAAGTCCGATGGCCAATACGTACCGTTGCTTGAGCTTCTCGCAGACATAAATGCCAGAATTAAAAAATATAATGACAGTGTCTTCGACGTCGCGGCCCAGTGA
- a CDS encoding response regulator, giving the protein MPKLVYVDEQDDQRRTMLRAAILSEEFADGEVQSLDPVPELVDMVSQIEDLNPDVVITDYRLHEYKAGVKYSGIELVAALQDRYRGFPCFVTTGWARDAAGEAASSFDINAIYSKSETQVTGNDSQNALPFFKRVRLKVDAYHSLLQKLEDEHAELKDKLSTTGLTPAETERLLVIDGDLEAMLGAQHSLPAEIKRIALEPLNEIVEKAERLLQGLEKAYRDEAPDLGGTSA; this is encoded by the coding sequence GTGCCTAAGCTAGTCTATGTAGACGAGCAAGACGACCAACGTCGAACCATGTTGCGAGCCGCGATTCTCTCAGAGGAATTTGCTGATGGCGAGGTACAATCGCTGGATCCTGTTCCGGAGCTGGTCGACATGGTCTCCCAGATTGAGGACCTCAATCCAGATGTGGTGATTACGGACTATCGTCTACACGAATATAAGGCAGGCGTTAAATACTCCGGCATCGAGCTCGTCGCAGCCCTTCAGGATCGCTATAGGGGTTTCCCGTGCTTCGTTACGACTGGCTGGGCTAGGGACGCAGCCGGAGAAGCTGCTAGCAGTTTCGACATCAATGCCATCTATTCAAAGAGCGAAACGCAGGTCACTGGCAACGACAGCCAAAATGCGTTGCCCTTCTTTAAACGCGTTCGCCTCAAGGTCGACGCTTATCACTCACTTCTTCAAAAGTTGGAAGATGAGCACGCAGAGCTGAAGGATAAGTTGAGCACGACAGGCCTGACGCCGGCCGAAACCGAGAGGCTGCTGGTCATCGACGGCGACCTGGAAGCGATGCTCGGTGCGCAGCATAGCCTACCCGCGGAGATCAAGCGGATAGCTCTCGAGCCTCTCAATGAAATCGTCGAGAAGGCTGAGAGGCTGTTGCAGGGTCTTGAAAAGGCATATCGCGACGAGGCGCCGGACTTGGGTGGCACAAGTGCCTAG
- a CDS encoding sensor histidine kinase, whose product MTAEQRKLPFKVSAKAARLIGRENVANAEGAIVELVKNTYDADADNCLLILDRRYNSLPEQISDAERSWLSVNLDKFDDVYVAIDAGWRLKPDMEPEIAAAAENVVRQALDLWIIDNGKGMSAKIIEDYWMVIGTNFKEENVFSDDGRVRTGAKGIGRFALDRLGTFCELHSSRVAGDTVESLQWSVDWSAFEGPGKTLDEVNATLVDTSRSVRDVIRSLSCFEHLKKRFEEVERNHPWKTGTAICVSGLRDPWTAREVSHLRSTLSSLVPPAEQPPLALFLMDSRAPEGAAEVVSGAPSDFDYRLHAEVASDGGVAITIDRNELRVEALGDAVFERQEMQRQRFNRDSFTKPVKYQTNLAELFAGASEMDLATLRGIGPLSFTLSFYKRTLPSSEDTKRYPYRSFEPSSRAKWLDTQGGIKIYRDDFIVRPYGEPDGKGFDWLRLGQRVAANPVQASRKGWRANPQSLAGTIKISRATNRGLNDQSNREGLIENDTFRAFSTLMIRLIKEFEDDRSYILFNLNESYKTAHPAATAIIEAKSVADRIERSATTPSREDAVTMVRAYRAQVEEIRELNSERGMLRALATLGTVLISFSHEMGQLQSSLENRATTLAQLLKRHITPEMLDGISDEMNPFEMLKDAEATDRKIKQWFKFALFSIKADKRSWRAIKLRDQLRTIQSGWHDFLDTRQIALNVEFADGYDPVIRALEIDLDSIFNNLLLNSVEAFVLRNHGGARVITIQINRGSSNAILIDYRDSGPGIDPNYRNVSQIFNFGETTKTGIDGNGTGIGMWILDSVVKEYGGRVEAFRPSADWGFKAEIQLPERRTERA is encoded by the coding sequence GTGACTGCTGAGCAGCGAAAACTACCATTCAAGGTATCAGCCAAGGCAGCGAGACTGATCGGCCGCGAAAATGTCGCGAATGCCGAAGGTGCTATCGTTGAACTCGTCAAGAATACGTATGACGCCGATGCTGACAACTGCCTGCTTATTTTGGATCGCCGATACAACAGTCTTCCCGAGCAGATTTCGGATGCAGAGCGATCTTGGCTATCGGTCAACTTAGACAAATTCGATGATGTCTATGTGGCGATTGACGCTGGCTGGCGCCTGAAGCCCGATATGGAACCTGAAATCGCCGCAGCGGCTGAGAATGTCGTTCGACAAGCGCTCGACCTTTGGATCATCGACAACGGCAAGGGAATGTCGGCGAAGATTATTGAAGATTATTGGATGGTCATCGGCACCAATTTTAAGGAGGAGAATGTCTTCTCTGATGACGGGCGCGTCCGTACTGGCGCCAAGGGCATCGGTCGGTTCGCACTCGACCGCCTCGGGACGTTTTGCGAACTGCATTCAAGTCGCGTCGCGGGCGATACGGTTGAGTCTTTGCAGTGGAGTGTCGACTGGAGCGCGTTCGAAGGTCCTGGCAAGACGCTCGACGAAGTGAATGCCACACTGGTCGACACCTCTAGGAGTGTAAGAGATGTCATTCGTTCGCTGTCATGTTTCGAGCATCTCAAGAAGCGGTTTGAGGAAGTCGAGCGCAATCATCCGTGGAAGACGGGGACTGCGATATGTGTGAGTGGCCTGCGCGATCCATGGACGGCGCGGGAAGTTTCTCATCTGCGTAGCACGCTGTCGTCGCTGGTGCCGCCAGCGGAGCAGCCGCCGCTGGCACTATTCCTGATGGATTCTCGTGCCCCCGAAGGTGCGGCCGAGGTCGTATCTGGGGCGCCATCGGATTTCGACTATCGGTTGCATGCTGAGGTCGCAAGTGACGGTGGTGTCGCGATCACGATTGACCGGAACGAGTTACGAGTTGAGGCTCTCGGTGATGCAGTTTTTGAGCGTCAAGAGATGCAACGCCAGCGATTCAATCGTGACAGCTTCACAAAGCCGGTCAAGTATCAGACTAACTTGGCCGAATTATTCGCGGGCGCAAGCGAAATGGATCTCGCGACGCTGCGTGGGATCGGACCGCTAAGTTTCACCCTTTCATTCTACAAGCGGACTTTGCCCTCAAGCGAAGACACCAAACGCTATCCATACCGAAGCTTCGAGCCTTCTAGCCGCGCGAAATGGCTCGATACCCAAGGAGGGATAAAAATCTACCGCGATGACTTCATCGTCCGTCCTTACGGCGAGCCTGACGGTAAGGGGTTCGACTGGCTGCGCCTAGGCCAGCGAGTAGCGGCAAACCCAGTTCAGGCTTCGCGAAAGGGATGGCGCGCCAATCCGCAGAGCCTCGCCGGAACGATCAAGATATCTCGTGCCACTAATCGTGGGTTGAACGATCAATCCAACCGCGAGGGCTTGATTGAGAACGATACCTTTCGTGCCTTCAGCACACTCATGATCCGGCTTATTAAAGAGTTCGAAGACGACCGAAGCTATATCCTCTTCAACTTAAATGAGTCCTACAAGACAGCCCACCCTGCAGCAACCGCCATAATTGAAGCCAAGTCTGTCGCCGACAGAATAGAACGGTCAGCGACCACGCCGTCGCGCGAAGATGCTGTCACAATGGTGCGCGCGTATCGGGCTCAAGTCGAGGAGATCCGTGAGCTCAATTCCGAACGCGGCATGCTGCGCGCGCTCGCTACATTGGGAACCGTCCTCATCTCCTTCTCACATGAGATGGGTCAACTTCAAAGCAGCCTGGAAAATCGTGCGACGACGCTTGCGCAACTGCTCAAACGACATATCACACCAGAAATGCTCGACGGCATCTCAGACGAAATGAATCCGTTCGAAATGCTCAAGGATGCCGAAGCGACTGATCGCAAGATAAAACAGTGGTTTAAGTTCGCGCTATTTTCCATCAAGGCTGATAAAAGGTCTTGGCGGGCAATCAAGTTGAGGGATCAACTGCGAACCATCCAAAGCGGTTGGCACGATTTTCTTGATACACGCCAGATCGCCCTCAACGTCGAATTCGCCGATGGTTATGACCCCGTCATTCGGGCTTTGGAAATCGACCTTGACAGTATATTCAACAATCTTCTGCTCAACTCGGTCGAGGCTTTCGTCTTAAGAAATCATGGTGGGGCGCGAGTAATCACGATCCAGATCAATCGGGGTTCGTCTAACGCAATATTGATCGACTATCGCGATTCGGGGCCAGGTATCGATCCGAATTACCGAAACGTGTCGCAAATCTTCAATTTCGGCGAGACAACTAAAACCGGTATCGACGGCAATGGCACCGGGATTGGAATGTGGATCTTGGACTCGGTCGTTAAGGAGTATGGCGGACGAGTCGAAGCCTTCCGTCCTTCGGCAGACTGGGGCTTTAAGGCCGAGATCCAACTGCCCGAGCGGAGGACAGAGCGTGCCTAA
- a CDS encoding ornithine cyclodeaminase family protein: protein MNNQSPAAETLPYLSSAVLDRLAISTPDIVDEIERQISGQRRGEVWCAPKAAVWPGDDRYFMATLGVASVPSVLATKSLVVNPRNAERGLATINSLITLLDAETGLPLALVDGNWVTAKRTAGLSAVAARRMASSDASTVAFIGCGVQARGHLEAFTDLFPLREIRAFGRGKSNRDALCEMARSRGLEAIPSDTARAAVEGADIVVTTVTLVPEPEPFLDANWLKPGSFTAITDLALPWLPETMRRFDRIVVDDLEQEKQMPKPMVDPALVASDLTGLVCGDFAGREGAEEATAFVFRGMAVGDLAAAGLAYMRAQAAGVV from the coding sequence ATGAACAACCAGTCCCCGGCCGCCGAAACGCTGCCCTATCTGTCGTCGGCGGTTCTCGATCGCCTGGCGATCTCCACGCCCGACATAGTCGACGAGATCGAACGCCAGATATCAGGCCAGCGGCGGGGCGAAGTCTGGTGCGCGCCCAAGGCCGCCGTGTGGCCGGGCGACGACCGCTACTTCATGGCCACGCTCGGCGTAGCCTCCGTGCCTTCAGTGCTGGCCACCAAGTCGCTGGTGGTGAATCCCCGCAACGCAGAGCGCGGACTGGCCACGATCAATTCGCTGATCACGCTGCTCGACGCCGAGACAGGCCTGCCGCTGGCCCTGGTCGACGGCAACTGGGTGACGGCCAAGCGCACGGCGGGCTTGAGCGCCGTAGCCGCCAGGCGCATGGCCAGCAGCGATGCGTCGACCGTCGCCTTCATCGGCTGCGGGGTGCAAGCGCGCGGCCACCTCGAAGCCTTCACCGACCTCTTTCCCCTGCGCGAAATCCGCGCCTTCGGTCGCGGCAAAAGCAATCGCGACGCGCTGTGCGAAATGGCCCGGTCGCGGGGCCTCGAAGCCATCCCCAGCGACACGGCAAGGGCCGCCGTCGAGGGCGCCGACATCGTGGTGACGACGGTGACCCTGGTGCCCGAACCCGAACCGTTCCTCGACGCCAACTGGCTGAAACCGGGCAGCTTCACCGCCATTACCGACCTAGCACTGCCCTGGTTGCCCGAAACCATGCGCCGCTTCGACCGCATCGTCGTCGACGACCTGGAGCAGGAGAAGCAGATGCCCAAACCCATGGTCGACCCCGCGCTGGTCGCCAGCGACCTGACGGGCCTGGTCTGCGGCGACTTTGCCGGGCGGGAGGGCGCGGAGGAGGCGACGGCGTTTGTGTTCCGGGGGATGGCCGTGGGGGATCTGGCGGCGGCGGGGTTGGCGTATATGCGGGCGCAGGCGGCTGGGGTGGTGTAG
- the greA gene encoding transcription elongation factor GreA encodes MSVAFAKEESAEAASETILPARPISDRINLVTEAGLKMLSDELARARQALEAASVLDDVNERRRQSAVPVRDVTYYAERVRTAQLMPAPTSRDVIAFGHTVTFARDDGRTQTFRIVGEDEANPAQASISHGSPVAIALIGKSVGDVVQLGQRELEILSIS; translated from the coding sequence TTGAGCGTAGCCTTTGCCAAGGAGGAAAGTGCGGAGGCGGCATCGGAAACCATCCTGCCGGCTCGGCCGATCTCCGATCGGATCAACCTCGTCACCGAGGCGGGCCTCAAGATGCTAAGCGATGAATTGGCGCGCGCCCGGCAGGCTCTCGAGGCCGCCAGCGTGCTGGACGATGTCAACGAGAGGCGGCGGCAGTCGGCGGTTCCGGTTCGCGATGTCACCTATTATGCCGAACGCGTGCGTACGGCGCAGCTCATGCCGGCGCCGACGTCCCGTGACGTGATCGCCTTCGGGCACACCGTTACCTTCGCGCGTGACGATGGCCGCACCCAGACCTTCCGCATCGTCGGCGAGGATGAGGCCAACCCGGCGCAAGCGTCCATATCGCATGGTTCGCCGGTCGCCATCGCGCTGATCGGCAAGAGCGTTGGCGATGTTGTCCAGCTGGGGCAGCGCGAACTCGAGATCCTGTCGATTTCTTAG
- a CDS encoding MoaD/ThiS family protein, protein MVEVTLWGALGQLAGGKSKVEVEARDIRELFRKLAEQYPAFEPWIEKGIAVAIDGTIYRDTWGKELPAGAEIFLLPRLAGG, encoded by the coding sequence ATGGTCGAAGTCACCCTCTGGGGCGCGCTCGGCCAGCTTGCCGGCGGCAAGAGCAAGGTCGAGGTCGAAGCCAGGGATATCAGGGAGCTGTTCAGGAAACTGGCTGAACAGTATCCCGCCTTCGAGCCGTGGATCGAGAAGGGCATCGCGGTGGCGATCGACGGGACGATTTATCGGGATACGTGGGGGAAGGAGCTGCCGGCGGGGGCGGAGATTTTTCTGCTGCCGCGGTTGGCTGGGGGGTGA
- a CDS encoding Eco57I restriction-modification methylase domain-containing protein, which yields MPELKNIMTVSSTSRPSDRNLGIVYTPPEIADAIVEEVVARSAANLVAVLEPSVGDGSFLDSLNRIGLLDRVTALDVDDRAVERVRARLAGVHIEVGEFLAYAASTEKRFDLVIGNPPYIRRKNFGNDLKSEIEALAERRGYPRANLKNAWSAFLVASEALLTDDGKLAFVVPYELMNVDYGIAIQRWLVERFARLDIYIPDEKAFKQIDQDAVLLLACKRCEPKGAFVRRVASLQALSSEPRAVDLNTQGETSINLKGFLLESDVLEQVRELVGASPSISDFCRSGAGIVTAANDYFILTDEAVRKQELDRWARPILKKSAYLGSGPIFTAKDFDRVRASLPANLIDLNAYDEESPDTAVETYLDRGRKSGIPNSYKARHRTQWYKVPVTWLGEGFFFKRSHAYPRLCVNAAGVHVTDTAYSIAPIAPATIRGICFSFYNSATLLMSEIEGRFYGGGVLELTPNEFRRLPLYYDEPNDDEFAAFCSQDVWSNPIGLALRGDERLIARHGFDKATVEALHEAWKTLRSHRLRHGR from the coding sequence ATGCCAGAATTAAAAAATATAATGACAGTGTCTTCGACGTCGCGGCCCAGTGATCGTAACCTTGGCATCGTTTATACGCCGCCGGAGATTGCTGATGCTATCGTCGAGGAAGTCGTCGCTCGGTCGGCGGCAAATCTAGTAGCGGTCCTTGAGCCGAGCGTTGGCGATGGGTCTTTTCTCGATTCTCTAAACCGGATTGGCCTTCTCGATCGGGTTACCGCGCTTGACGTCGATGATCGCGCGGTAGAGCGGGTTCGCGCTCGCCTAGCTGGAGTCCACATCGAGGTCGGCGAGTTTCTGGCTTACGCGGCCAGCACCGAAAAACGCTTCGATCTCGTCATTGGTAATCCGCCCTATATCCGCCGCAAGAATTTCGGTAACGATCTCAAGTCCGAGATTGAGGCCTTAGCCGAGCGCCGGGGCTATCCTAGAGCCAATCTGAAAAACGCGTGGTCGGCATTTTTGGTCGCCTCCGAGGCTTTGTTGACGGATGACGGCAAGCTTGCGTTTGTCGTTCCATATGAATTGATGAATGTTGATTACGGCATCGCGATACAACGCTGGCTCGTTGAGCGGTTTGCGCGGCTCGATATTTACATCCCGGATGAGAAGGCGTTTAAACAGATCGATCAAGACGCCGTGCTTTTGCTTGCATGCAAACGTTGCGAGCCGAAAGGGGCCTTCGTTCGACGGGTTGCCAGCCTTCAGGCGCTGTCGTCCGAGCCAAGAGCGGTCGATCTGAATACTCAAGGTGAGACTAGCATTAATCTGAAAGGATTTCTGCTTGAGTCCGATGTGCTGGAGCAGGTACGCGAGTTGGTTGGCGCCAGCCCAAGTATCTCGGACTTTTGTCGCAGCGGCGCTGGTATCGTAACTGCTGCAAATGACTATTTCATTCTCACTGACGAAGCTGTGCGCAAGCAGGAGCTTGATCGCTGGGCTAGGCCGATCCTCAAGAAAAGCGCCTATTTGGGAAGCGGCCCGATTTTCACGGCGAAGGATTTCGACCGCGTGCGCGCAAGCCTGCCGGCAAATCTCATTGATCTAAACGCCTACGATGAGGAAAGCCCCGACACAGCAGTCGAGACTTATCTCGACAGAGGCCGAAAGAGCGGCATTCCCAACTCGTATAAGGCCCGGCACCGGACCCAATGGTATAAGGTTCCTGTTACCTGGCTTGGAGAAGGTTTCTTCTTCAAACGTTCGCATGCTTATCCTCGACTGTGTGTGAACGCTGCCGGCGTTCATGTGACGGACACTGCCTATTCGATCGCTCCGATCGCGCCTGCAACAATTCGTGGAATTTGCTTCTCGTTTTACAACAGTGCGACTCTTCTCATGTCAGAGATCGAAGGTCGTTTCTACGGTGGGGGCGTCCTCGAACTCACGCCGAATGAATTCCGACGCTTACCGCTCTATTATGATGAGCCGAACGATGATGAGTTCGCTGCCTTCTGCAGCCAAGACGTTTGGTCCAATCCGATTGGACTTGCTTTGCGTGGAGACGAGCGCCTCATCGCTCGTCATGGCTTTGACAAGGCCACAGTTGAAGCGCTTCATGAGGCTTGGAAAACGCTTCGTAGTCACCGATTGCGCCACGGGCGATAG